A genomic region of Bifidobacteriaceae bacterium contains the following coding sequences:
- a CDS encoding response regulator transcription factor, which translates to MTGDLIRVLLVDDQSLMRMGFAMVLGGEEGISVVGEAADGRAALDQVAALAPDVVLMDVRMPLMDGIEATRRIADAYPSTRVILLTTFDLDEYAFAGLKAGASGFLLKDVRPEELVAAVRAVAAGDAAVSPRVTRRMLELFAPRLPSGGVPAGAGEDQEADITARELAALTPKERDVFDQLALGLTNAEIAAKLFVSEATVKTHVGGVLRKLGLRDRVHAVVYAYETGLLSPGDGNL; encoded by the coding sequence GTGACCGGGGATCTCATTCGGGTGTTGTTGGTGGACGACCAGTCGCTGATGCGGATGGGCTTCGCCATGGTGTTGGGGGGCGAGGAGGGGATTTCGGTGGTCGGCGAGGCGGCGGACGGCCGCGCTGCCCTGGACCAGGTGGCGGCGCTGGCGCCGGACGTGGTGCTGATGGACGTGCGGATGCCGCTGATGGACGGGATCGAGGCGACCCGCCGCATCGCAGATGCCTATCCCTCCACCCGCGTGATCCTGCTCACCACCTTTGACCTGGACGAATACGCGTTCGCCGGGCTGAAAGCCGGCGCCAGCGGCTTCCTGTTGAAGGACGTGCGCCCGGAGGAGTTGGTGGCGGCCGTGCGGGCGGTGGCGGCCGGCGATGCCGCCGTGTCGCCCCGTGTGACCCGGCGCATGTTGGAGTTGTTCGCGCCTCGTCTGCCCTCCGGCGGCGTCCCGGCCGGGGCGGGGGAAGACCAAGAGGCCGACATCACGGCTCGGGAATTGGCCGCTTTGACGCCGAAGGAGCGGGACGTGTTCGACCAGTTGGCCCTCGGCCTGACCAACGCGGAGATCGCCGCCAAGCTGTTCGTGTCCGAGGCGACGGTCAAGACCCATGTCGGCGGGGTGCTCCGGAAGCTAGGGCTGCGCGACCGCGTCCACGCCGTGGTCTACGCCTATGAGACCGGGCTGTTGAGTCCCGGCGACGGCAATCTTTGA
- a CDS encoding MBL fold metallo-hydrolase → MDSLLAITPTLTIRSTSVSDLDNNVYLLTSSQTGHQILIDAADDPVAIGRLLGSADGDAAEPRLSLIVTTHSHRDHIRALASLVQAAGVPVLAGQADVAAIERQTGVKIERGLEHGNRMGVPGIVLRVIALRGHTPGSIALAYEEPGHPTHLFTGDSLFPGGVGNTDHDPTRFGQLMTDVVDRVFAVFDDATIVHPGHGDPTTLGAERPSLDEWWRRGW, encoded by the coding sequence ATGGATTCGCTCCTCGCCATAACGCCCACTTTGACGATCCGTTCGACCTCGGTGTCAGACCTTGACAACAACGTCTACCTGCTGACCTCGAGCCAGACCGGCCACCAGATCCTGATCGACGCGGCCGACGACCCGGTGGCGATAGGCCGCCTGCTGGGCTCCGCGGACGGTGACGCGGCCGAGCCGCGTTTGAGCTTGATCGTCACCACCCACAGCCATCGGGACCACATCCGGGCTTTGGCTTCCCTGGTCCAGGCCGCCGGCGTGCCGGTGCTGGCGGGCCAGGCCGACGTTGCGGCGATCGAACGCCAGACCGGCGTGAAAATCGAGCGGGGCCTGGAGCACGGCAACCGCATGGGCGTGCCGGGGATTGTCCTGCGGGTGATCGCCCTGCGCGGCCACACGCCCGGCTCGATCGCGCTGGCGTACGAAGAGCCAGGCCATCCGACCCACCTGTTCACGGGCGACTCCCTTTTCCCGGGCGGCGTGGGCAACACGGACCACGACCCGACCCGCTTCGGTCAGTTGATGACCGACGTGGTGGACCGCGTTTTCGCGGTCTTCGACGACGCGACCATTGTCCATCCCGGCCACGGCGACCCGACCACCTTGGGCGCGGAGCGCCCTTCCCTGGACGAATGGTGGCGCCGCGGTTGGTGA
- a CDS encoding tryptophanase, with product MPKVTYYSGQSLPLEMHKVRIIQKLTLLPIEERLAAITKAGYNTFLLENKDVFLDMLTDSGVNAMSDRQQAAMLLADDAYAGSATFTRLHSKLKELFGMQYFLPAHQGRAAEHILAKTYVRPGALVPMNYHFTTVKAHITELGGEVLELICPEGLSVDAPGDFKGNFDVPALDRLVAERGAEAIAFVRVEAGTNLIGGQPFSLENLRQVRAACTRHGLTLVMDASLLADNLHFIKERERGAAHLSIPQITRAMADACDIIYFSARKLGFGRGGGICIRDEATYRRMRGLVPMYEGFLTYGGMSVREMEAITVGLEETMDEDMINQGPQFIEHMVTELDSYGVPVVKPAGGLGAHVDAMRFLDHLPQTQYPAAALAGAVYLASGVRGMERGTMSEQRNPDGSEPLAHMELVRLAVPRRVFTLSQVSYAIDRVRWLHANRRLVGGLRWIEEPEILRFFYGRLAPIGDWAQELVAKFRADFGDSL from the coding sequence ATGCCAAAGGTGACGTATTACAGCGGCCAGAGCCTGCCACTGGAAATGCACAAGGTTCGAATCATCCAGAAGCTCACTCTGCTGCCAATCGAGGAACGGCTGGCCGCCATCACCAAGGCGGGCTACAACACGTTCTTGTTGGAGAACAAAGACGTCTTCCTGGACATGCTGACTGACAGCGGCGTCAACGCGATGTCCGACCGCCAGCAGGCGGCCATGTTGTTGGCCGATGACGCCTACGCCGGTTCCGCCACCTTCACCCGTCTGCATTCCAAGCTCAAAGAGCTGTTCGGCATGCAGTACTTCCTGCCCGCGCACCAGGGCCGCGCCGCCGAACACATCCTGGCCAAGACGTATGTGCGGCCGGGCGCCTTGGTGCCTATGAATTACCACTTCACCACCGTCAAAGCCCACATCACCGAACTGGGCGGCGAGGTTCTGGAGCTAATCTGCCCCGAAGGCCTGTCCGTTGACGCGCCCGGCGACTTCAAGGGCAACTTCGACGTGCCGGCCCTGGACCGCTTGGTGGCTGAGCGCGGGGCCGAGGCGATCGCGTTCGTCCGGGTCGAGGCCGGAACCAACCTGATTGGCGGCCAGCCGTTCTCGCTGGAGAACCTCCGCCAGGTGCGGGCGGCCTGCACCCGGCACGGCCTGACCCTGGTGATGGACGCCTCCCTGCTGGCCGACAACCTGCATTTTATCAAGGAGCGCGAGCGGGGCGCCGCGCACCTGTCGATCCCGCAGATCACCCGTGCCATGGCGGACGCCTGCGACATCATCTATTTCTCAGCCCGCAAGCTGGGCTTCGGCCGCGGCGGCGGCATCTGCATCCGCGACGAGGCGACCTACAGGCGGATGCGCGGCCTGGTGCCCATGTATGAGGGCTTCTTGACCTACGGCGGCATGTCGGTCCGCGAGATGGAGGCCATCACCGTGGGCCTGGAAGAGACCATGGACGAAGACATGATCAACCAGGGGCCCCAGTTCATTGAGCACATGGTCACCGAGTTGGACTCCTACGGCGTCCCCGTGGTCAAGCCCGCCGGCGGCCTGGGCGCCCATGTCGACGCGATGCGGTTCCTAGACCACCTGCCCCAAACCCAGTACCCGGCGGCGGCCCTGGCCGGGGCCGTCTACCTGGCCTCCGGCGTGCGGGGCATGGAACGCGGCACCATGTCCGAGCAGCGCAATCCCGACGGCTCCGAGCCGTTGGCCCACATGGAATTGGTGCGCCTGGCCGTGCCACGCCGGGTCTTCACGCTTTCCCAGGTCAGCTACGCCATAGACCGGGTGCGCTGGCTGCACGCCAACCGCCGCCTGGTGGGCGGCCTACGCTGGATCGAGGAGCCGGAGATCCTCCGCTTCTTCTACGGCCGCCTGGCGCCCATCGGCGACTGGGCACAGGAATTGGTGGCCAAGTTCCGGGCGGACTTCGGCGACTCGCTCTAG